The genomic region GATCTACCGACCAAGGGATGCTTGGAAGATCACTGGCCTGCTGGGCTACATGAACCTTCAGTACGACTCCAGCCGGCAGATTGATTTCGGCGGCCTGAACCGCAACGCCCGGGCTACCTGGAGCGGTAATGGCTTCACCTCAGCCCTGGAGGTGCAGTACGACTGGATCCTCAGCGCCAACAAGGCTGATCGCAACGCTGTTCGGCTCAAACCCAACACCTACCTCTCCTACAGCCTGCACAATCAAGGTGACATCACCGAATCCGGTGCTGACTCGCTCAACCTGGCGATTGATGGCCATACGGCTGACTCCTTGGTCTATGGCATCGGCTTCACCCTGGAAACTCCGTTGCAGCTAGCACGCAGCACCCGTCTGATACCCCGGCTGTCAGTGGGATACGAGCACGACTTCAACGGTGACAGCAGCGAGGAGCATCAGCTCAGCGCCTCTTTTGCCGATGTGCCCGCCCTTGGTTCGCTGGATGTGCTGGGTCAAAACCGCGGGGCCAATGATCTGAACGTGGGCCTGAGCGTTGAACTGGAAACCTCCGACCAGTTCTCCCTTTATGCGGGAGTTGGTGGCTCTTTCTGGAGCAATGGCAACGAGATCAACTACGGCGGCGGCCTGCGCTGGCGTTTTGGTGGGGCACCCAAGGCAACCATCGCCAAGGCTCAGCCAGCTCCTGCGTCTACATCGGAACCCAATGCTGCCCCCGCCGTGGAACAGCCTGAGGCCCCATCCATTCGTGGGCTGTGGTGATTGCCCAGGTGGGGGGATCTCCGATGAAGTTCCCCAGCCGGCCGTGTTAACCCCTTAGCGGCGACTCACTTGCCTTCCCAGCCTGCCTCGTATCCAGCCTGGAAGTAGGAAGCATTGCGGCTGTCGTATTTGCCGTTGTGGCGCTCGTAGGCGTTGCTGAGATTCGCCTTGCGATCCGTGCGGCCGGCCTTGTAGCCATCTTTGTAGTAATCGCACTTGATGGTCCCGCCCCAGGTATCGGGGCACTGGATGGCTGCAGCGCTGGGAGTGGGCACGCTCACCACGGCAACGCCGGAGAGCAGCAGAGCAGAGCAAGCAACAAGATTGTAAAAGAAACGCATGTTTGTCTTTGTGGAGCTGGGAGGGGATCAGTTGTGCAAGTGAGCCCCGAAAGGAATGGCTGACTTACGCCTCAATAATCTCTCTATCTATGCCTGATACTCACCATTTGTCTGCGATCTGGCAGAACTGAAATAGGGCCCTCAGCCCGCGAGCCAACAGCTCGCTGAGCACGCCACGCGGCAGCAGGGCCAGAGGCAGAAACCACACCACCTGGAAAAAGAACAGGGGCAGGTAGGCGGTGCAGGCCATCAAAACCAACACGCCAGCGCCGAGTAGGTCGCTGGCGATCAGGGCGCGCCAACTGCGGTGCCGCATCTGCCACACCGCCAGCGCCACGCTGGGAAGCCAGCCCGCCAGCAGGAGCATCTGCCCCACCTGAGCCGGCGTCAGCCCGACCTGGCCCGAAGCACGACTGGCCAGCAGCACGATCCAGGCCAGGCCAAGACCCAGCTGCAACAACAGCCAGCGAAGGGATCGACGTCGACAATCCATCTCTCCATGCTGATGCCACCCTCGATGCCCTGCCGCGTGGCCCCATCCGTCCACGGAGAAGCCCTGAGTCATTTGGGCGTCTCGGGTTACCGCTCCTTGCAGCAGCTGATGCTGCCCCTCGGCCCGCTCACAGTTGTGAGCGGCGCCAACGGCTGTGGCAAGAGCAACCTATTCCGAGCCCTGGGGTTGGTGGCCGCCGCCGCCCGCGGCGATCTGGTAGCCACCCTGGCCGCAGAAGGGGGATTGCTGGCGGTGCTTTGGGCTGGCCCGGAGCAGGGCAGCCAGGGAGCCAGGCTGCGGCTCGGTTTCGCGGGGAAGACGTTGTCGTACGCGATCGAACTGGGCTACCGCGCGGACGATTAGACCAGCGCCTTCCTGCTCGATCCAGAGATCAAACGGGAATGGATCTGGGCTGGCGGGGCCTTTCACCCGCGCAGCCTGTTGGTGCAGCGCAGCGGCGCCGTGGTGGAACGCTGCGGTGACCGCCGCAGCCCCCTAGCCCTGGAGGTGGCACCGCACGAGAGCCTGTTCACGGCCGTCTCCGATCCACTCGAGGCGCCGGAGGTGTTTCAGCTCCGGCGCACACTTCTGAGCTGGCGCTTCTACGACAGCTTTCGCACCGATCGCCTGGCGCCGGCCAGGCTCGCGCACCTCTCCACACGCACGCCGTCGCTGGCCGCCATCGGCGATGCCTTCCCGGGGTGTCGCCTGGCGGTGGACACCAGCCAGCCAAGCTTTCGCCTGCAGCTGCACCAACAAGGCCTGCTGCGCCCGCTTGATGCAGCGGAACTCTCTGATGGCACCCTGCACTACCTGGTGCTGAACGAGCCGGAAAACAGCCTGCATCCCGATCTCCTGCCGCCCCTGGCGCGGTTGATCGATGCGGTGGCGCAGCGAACCCAGGTCTGGGTGATCGCCCACGCCGAGGCGCTGATCACCACCCTGCAGAAAACATCGGGCTGCCGCCTACTGCAGCTGGAGCGCGAACAGGGTGCCACGCTGCTGCCGGGTCAATCGGCGCTAGATCGCGCAGCCTGGCGCTGGCCTTCCTAGCCAATCCGCTCTGGTCCCAGGGGGGAACACGCAAGCAGACCCAGAGGCACGAAGCCCGCTTCAGGGCTTTCGTCCCCGTGCTGCCCGGGCGCCTGTGAGCGTGATGCCGCTCCCCAGGAGGAGTAGGGCGCTGATGGGCAGCAGGCCAAACGGTTCGCGCAGCACGCCCTTGGCATCCACCCGGGAGCCGATCATTTGGAAGGCGAGCAGACAGGCCACCGAGCCGGCCGCTAAGCCAGCAGACAAGGCCATTAGACGTTGGGAGATGGATGGATCTCTTTTCATGGCCGCAGCCCGATTTCGGAAGAAGCCATGGTGGCGTTGCAATTCCCAAAGTTAATACCTTGAAAGTTACAGTATTAAAATATATTGACCGAGTAGCTTTATATTTTATATCCAGAAATAGCGGGCTAAGGGCGGTGCCCATCCAACCGGGCCGTGAGCGCCGCCAGCAGATCGGCAATGGTCACCACCAGCCGGTAGCTGATGGCGATCGCCAGCAGCGGCGCCTCGGGAATGGCGAAGCCGAGGCGCAGCAGCAGCACCGACTCGAACACCCCCAGGCCGCCGGGGGCGCCGGGCACTACCAGGCCAGCGGTCCAGGCCAGGGCGAAGCCCGCCAGCCAGCCGCCCCAGCTGAGGCTGTAGGAGAGATCGAAGGCCAGCACGCAGCAGGCAAAGCCGCCAAAGCGCAGCAGCACAAATCCAAACTGCACCAGCAGCGGCGGCCAGGGATAGGAGCGAATCGGCGCAGTGGCGGCCGCCTCGATGTCCATGGCCAGCGCCGAGGCCTTGCGGCGCTCCAGGCGACTGAGCAGGGGGTTGAGCAAACGCGGCCAGAGCAAGACCAAGGGCAACAACCCCAACAAGGCCAGGCCCTGTTGCCAGCCGCCCGCAGACACCAGCGCCAGGGCCGCCACCGCCGCCACCAAGGGGTCCAGCAGCACCGCCACCAGGGCCAGAGCGCCCGGGGCCGGGGCCGCCAAGGG from Cyanobium sp. Tous-M-B4 harbors:
- a CDS encoding AAA family ATPase; the protein is MAPSVHGEALSHLGVSGYRSLQQLMLPLGPLTVVSGANGCGKSNLFRALGLVAAAARGDLVATLAAEGGLLAVLWAGPEQGSQGARLRLGFAGKTLSYAIELGYRADD
- a CDS encoding AAA family ATPase produces the protein MQRSGAVVERCGDRRSPLALEVAPHESLFTAVSDPLEAPEVFQLRRTLLSWRFYDSFRTDRLAPARLAHLSTRTPSLAAIGDAFPGCRLAVDTSQPSFRLQLHQQGLLRPLDAAELSDGTLHYLVLNEPENSLHPDLLPPLARLIDAVAQRTQVWVIAHAEALITTLQKTSGCRLLQLEREQGATLLPGQSALDRAAWRWPS
- a CDS encoding DUF3955 domain-containing protein, giving the protein MALSAGLAAGSVACLLAFQMIGSRVDAKGVLREPFGLLPISALLLLGSGITLTGARAARGRKP
- a CDS encoding lysylphosphatidylglycerol synthase domain-containing protein, producing MPPFAHALLQRCRRGLTRLVAWWEGLPPLPGGLKLWISLLSFGFLLAALVGHGRQLLQLSLDRQGWLWLLLGVGVSLLSLVANGLAFGVVLRWFGLRPRWGELVRAYLDTNLRKFLPGGIWHLSSRVQLLRSAEAPLAAPAPGALALVAVLLDPLVAAVAALALVSAGGWQQGLALLGLLPLVLLWPRLLNPLLSRLERRKASALAMDIEAAATAPIRSYPWPPLLVQFGFVLLRFGGFACCVLAFDLSYSLSWGGWLAGFALAWTAGLVVPGAPGGLGVFESVLLLRLGFAIPEAPLLAIAISYRLVVTIADLLAALTARLDGHRP